The proteins below are encoded in one region of Microbacterium pygmaeum:
- a CDS encoding TetR/AcrR family transcriptional regulator: protein MKDSHVADDVMRAAVELFATQGYANTSVQQVVAAAGVTKGAMYHYFESKDDLLFGIYETLLSLQKARLDEIIARGGATDDVVRAVCVDVLETSIDHLPEGTVFFRSMHMLSAPRQQEVTRRRRAYHDEFAELIERGRGEGIYRTDIPIAMLVAHFFSDVHYLSHWYSPEGPEDQTLVAEQLTDLFLTSIRRTDAAA, encoded by the coding sequence ATGAAGGATTCCCACGTCGCAGACGACGTCATGCGCGCCGCCGTCGAGCTGTTCGCAACGCAGGGCTACGCCAACACGAGCGTGCAGCAGGTGGTCGCAGCCGCCGGGGTCACCAAGGGCGCGATGTACCACTACTTCGAGTCCAAAGACGATCTGCTGTTCGGCATCTACGAGACCCTGCTGTCGTTGCAGAAGGCGCGCCTGGACGAGATCATCGCCCGCGGCGGTGCGACCGACGACGTGGTGCGCGCGGTGTGCGTCGACGTCCTGGAGACCTCGATCGATCACCTGCCCGAGGGCACCGTGTTCTTCCGCAGCATGCACATGCTGTCCGCCCCGCGCCAGCAGGAGGTCACACGCCGCCGCCGCGCCTATCACGACGAGTTCGCGGAGCTGATCGAGCGGGGGCGCGGCGAGGGGATCTACCGCACCGACATCCCGATCGCCATGCTCGTCGCGCACTTCTTCAGCGACGTGCACTACCTCTCGCACTGGTACTCGCCCGAGGGCCCGGAGGACCAGACGCTGGTCGCCGAGCAGCTGACCGACCTGTTCCTCACCAGTATCCGGAGGACGGATGCCGCAGCCTGA
- a CDS encoding SDR family oxidoreductase has translation MPELDGARRFDGTVSLITGASRGIGLAIAHRLVAEGGSVVITGRRQEGLDAAIAELGDAASAVAGRSDDAQHRAAVFAHIAERHGRLDHLVNNAGINPVYGPIVDVDADAARKILEVNVVAALDWTRAAVAAGLSRSVVNIASVAGLGASPGIAFYGISKAALINLTMQLAYELAPALRVNAVAPAVVKTAFARALYEGHEAEASAAYPLQRLSEPGDIAGPVAFLLSEDAAWITGHTLPIDGGAGIRPFL, from the coding sequence ATGCCCGAATTGGACGGGGCTCGCAGGTTCGACGGAACGGTATCGCTCATCACCGGCGCCAGCCGGGGGATCGGGCTGGCCATCGCGCATCGGCTGGTCGCCGAAGGCGGCTCCGTCGTCATCACCGGCCGTCGGCAGGAGGGCCTGGATGCCGCGATCGCTGAACTGGGCGACGCGGCGTCAGCCGTCGCGGGTCGATCCGACGATGCGCAGCACCGCGCCGCCGTCTTCGCCCACATCGCCGAGCGGCATGGCCGACTGGATCACCTCGTGAACAACGCCGGGATCAACCCGGTCTACGGCCCGATCGTCGACGTCGATGCGGACGCCGCCCGGAAGATCCTCGAAGTGAACGTCGTTGCCGCGCTGGATTGGACTCGCGCAGCCGTGGCCGCCGGACTTTCGCGCTCGGTCGTGAACATCGCTTCGGTCGCGGGGCTCGGCGCGAGCCCGGGGATCGCGTTCTACGGCATCTCCAAAGCGGCACTCATCAACCTCACGATGCAGCTCGCCTATGAACTCGCCCCCGCGCTCCGCGTCAATGCGGTCGCGCCGGCGGTGGTGAAGACCGCGTTCGCGCGCGCGCTCTACGAGGGGCATGAGGCCGAGGCATCCGCCGCGTACCCGCTGCAACGGCTGAGTGAGCCGGGTGACATCGCCGGTCCCGTCGCGTTCCTGCTCTCCGAAGACGCCGCGTGGATCACCGGTCACACCCTGCCGATCGACGGCGGCGCCGGCATCCGTCCGTTCCTGTGA
- a CDS encoding ATP-dependent DNA ligase has translation MPYEIPAPMLAKSVPTVPDPAATPGGLSYEPKWDGFRALVSWDGTDVEIGSRGAKPLTRYFPELVEAFARLLPEPCLIDGEIGVPKGEPGSQKLDWESLTQRIHPAASRVNMLAETTPAMFIAFDLLARGDRDLQGEPFSTRRAELVDLLDGLPDPIHVTRTTNDPDLAERWLAEFEGAGLDGVVAKPLAQPYAPNKRTMFKIKHARTADVVALGYRVHKSGAGVGSLLVGLHNEDGQLFNVGAVSAWSNQRRLELVDELAPLVQRDEEGEMKKGEGEKSRFSAADRDSSFVKLRPERVLEVRYDQLEGWRFRHTVQFERWRPDRDPESCRFDQLESVSAYDLGDVLD, from the coding sequence ATGCCGTACGAGATCCCCGCACCCATGCTCGCCAAGTCGGTGCCGACCGTTCCCGACCCTGCGGCAACCCCCGGCGGGCTCAGCTACGAGCCGAAATGGGACGGATTCCGTGCACTCGTCTCGTGGGACGGCACCGATGTCGAGATCGGCAGCCGTGGCGCGAAGCCCCTGACCAGGTACTTCCCCGAGCTCGTCGAGGCGTTCGCGCGCCTGCTGCCGGAGCCGTGCCTGATCGACGGCGAGATCGGCGTGCCGAAGGGCGAGCCCGGATCCCAGAAGCTCGACTGGGAATCGCTGACGCAGCGCATCCACCCCGCGGCATCCCGGGTGAACATGCTCGCCGAGACCACGCCCGCGATGTTCATCGCGTTCGACCTGCTCGCGCGCGGCGACCGCGACCTGCAGGGAGAGCCGTTCTCCACGCGACGTGCCGAGCTCGTCGATTTGCTGGACGGGCTGCCCGATCCGATTCACGTCACCCGGACCACCAACGACCCCGACCTCGCTGAACGGTGGCTGGCTGAGTTCGAGGGAGCCGGCCTCGACGGCGTCGTCGCCAAGCCCCTCGCCCAGCCCTACGCGCCGAACAAGCGGACGATGTTCAAGATCAAGCACGCCCGCACCGCCGACGTCGTCGCGCTCGGGTACCGCGTCCACAAGTCCGGCGCCGGCGTCGGCTCGCTCCTCGTCGGGCTGCACAACGAGGACGGGCAGCTGTTCAACGTCGGGGCGGTCTCGGCCTGGAGCAATCAGCGGCGGCTGGAGCTCGTCGACGAGCTCGCCCCGCTCGTCCAGCGGGACGAGGAGGGGGAGATGAAGAAGGGCGAGGGCGAGAAGTCGCGCTTCTCCGCAGCCGACCGTGACTCGTCGTTCGTGAAGCTGCGCCCCGAGCGCGTCCTCGAGGTGCGCTACGACCAGCTGGAGGGCTGGCGATTCCGCCACACCGTGCAGTTCGAGCGCTGGCGGCCCGACCGCGACCCCGAATCGTGCCGGTTCGACCAGCTGGAGTCGGTCTCGGCGTACGACCTGGGCGACGTCCTGGATTGA
- the ligD gene encoding non-homologous end-joining DNA ligase gives MASERITLTVPGPSGDREVGLSSPNRVLWPELGITKQQLAEYLMAVSGPFLAANGDRPVSLERFPEGVDGERFYSKNPPKGAPDYLQTVTVSYNSGRRHPQIVLTEPATVVWAAQMNTVVFHPWASLSGNTDNPVELRIDLDPQPGTDFSDAAAVAPALREVLAEAGLTAFVKTSGNRGIHVFCPIEPTHEFLDVRHAVIAASRELERRLPDKVTTNWWKEERGERIFLDFNQANRDRTMAGAYSPRALPGATVSTPVTWDELPEVDPAAFTIQTVPDRIASVGDPWADLLADPGRIDTLLEWWERDLSNGLGELPFPPDFPKMPGEPPRVQPSRINPENWPKD, from the coding sequence ATGGCGTCCGAGCGCATCACCCTGACCGTCCCCGGGCCGAGCGGCGACCGTGAGGTCGGGCTGTCGAGTCCGAACCGGGTCCTGTGGCCCGAGCTCGGGATCACCAAGCAGCAGCTCGCCGAGTACCTCATGGCGGTCTCCGGCCCGTTCCTTGCCGCCAACGGCGACCGGCCGGTCTCGCTGGAGCGCTTCCCCGAGGGGGTCGACGGCGAGCGCTTCTACTCGAAGAATCCGCCGAAGGGTGCGCCCGACTACCTGCAGACGGTCACCGTGTCGTACAACAGCGGCCGGCGGCATCCGCAGATCGTCCTCACCGAGCCCGCCACCGTCGTCTGGGCCGCGCAGATGAACACCGTCGTGTTCCACCCGTGGGCATCGCTCAGCGGGAACACCGACAATCCGGTCGAGCTGCGGATCGACCTCGACCCGCAACCGGGAACGGATTTCTCGGATGCCGCGGCCGTCGCACCAGCACTGCGCGAAGTCCTCGCCGAGGCGGGGCTGACGGCGTTCGTGAAGACGAGCGGCAACCGCGGGATCCACGTGTTCTGCCCGATCGAGCCGACGCACGAGTTCCTCGATGTGCGGCACGCGGTGATCGCCGCCAGCCGCGAGCTGGAGCGCCGGCTGCCCGACAAGGTGACGACGAACTGGTGGAAGGAGGAGCGCGGCGAGCGCATCTTCCTGGACTTCAACCAGGCCAACCGCGATCGCACGATGGCGGGGGCATACAGCCCGCGCGCGCTGCCCGGCGCCACGGTCTCGACGCCGGTGACCTGGGACGAGCTGCCGGAGGTCGACCCGGCGGCGTTCACCATCCAGACGGTCCCGGACCGCATCGCCTCGGTCGGCGACCCCTGGGCGGACCTGCTCGCCGACCCGGGGCGTATCGACACCCTCCTGGAGTGGTGGGAGCGCGACCTGTCGAACGGGCTCGGCGAACTGCCGTTCCCACCGGACTTCCCGAAGATGCCCGGCGAGCCGCCGCGTGTGCAGCCGAGCCGGATCAACCCGGAGAACTGGCCGAAGGACTAG
- a CDS encoding dihydrofolate reductase family protein, with translation MGRVVSSASMSLDGFVASPDNDPGALFDWYEAGDVEIVNAGDLPPFHLTRASADYWQGWVQELGCLVVGRLLFDITDGWKGEHPLGVPFVVLAHEVPTDWAWAHTGNGHFVTDGIEAAIARAQELAGDRSVGVAAGTVAGQALAAGLLDEVAIDLVPIVLGEGHAYFADVDPAAVRLGDPTTVIPSARVTHLRYPVLR, from the coding sequence ATGGGCCGCGTGGTGTCGTCGGCATCCATGTCGCTCGACGGGTTCGTCGCCTCGCCGGACAACGATCCGGGAGCACTGTTCGACTGGTACGAGGCGGGCGATGTCGAGATCGTCAACGCCGGCGATCTGCCGCCCTTCCATCTCACCCGCGCCAGCGCGGACTACTGGCAGGGCTGGGTGCAGGAACTCGGATGCCTGGTGGTCGGCCGCCTGCTCTTCGACATCACCGACGGGTGGAAGGGCGAGCATCCGCTCGGCGTGCCGTTCGTCGTGCTCGCGCACGAGGTGCCGACCGACTGGGCGTGGGCCCACACCGGCAACGGGCACTTCGTCACCGACGGGATCGAGGCCGCGATCGCCCGCGCGCAGGAGCTCGCAGGCGATCGCTCCGTCGGGGTCGCCGCCGGGACGGTCGCGGGCCAGGCGCTGGCGGCGGGGCTGCTCGATGAGGTCGCGATCGACCTGGTGCCGATCGTCCTGGGCGAAGGTCACGCGTACTTCGCCGACGTCGACCCGGCCGCCGTGCGTCTGGGCGACCCCACGACGGTGATCCCGTCCGCGAGGGTGACGCACCTGCGATATCCCGTGCTGCGGTGA
- a CDS encoding SRPBCC family protein, translating to MSNEVHITTEPGTPFIDIVREFDAPVERVYAAHSDPELYAQWVGPRGYETDVVEHDMRTGGSYRFVQRDPAHPERGEFAFHGVFHSVRENEYSVQTFEFEGWPDVVSLDTYRFQSLPDGRSRLSTHSIFPSVEARDGMVDSGMSTGVVEGYERIDELLEREA from the coding sequence ATGAGCAACGAAGTGCACATCACCACGGAGCCCGGAACGCCCTTCATCGACATCGTCCGGGAATTCGACGCTCCGGTCGAGCGCGTGTACGCGGCCCACTCCGACCCGGAACTGTACGCGCAGTGGGTGGGTCCGCGGGGCTACGAGACGGACGTCGTCGAGCACGACATGCGCACCGGTGGGAGCTACCGATTCGTGCAGCGTGACCCGGCGCACCCCGAGCGCGGCGAGTTCGCCTTCCACGGCGTGTTCCATTCGGTGCGCGAGAACGAGTACAGCGTGCAGACCTTCGAGTTCGAGGGATGGCCGGACGTCGTGAGCCTCGACACGTATCGGTTCCAGTCGCTGCCCGATGGCCGCAGCCGCCTGTCGACGCACAGCATCTTCCCCTCCGTGGAGGCCCGCGACGGCATGGTCGACTCCGGCATGTCGACGGGTGTCGTCGAGGGCTACGAGCGCATCGACGAGCTGCTCGAGCGGGAGGCCTGA
- a CDS encoding ArsR/SmtB family transcription factor, whose product MTDAALDRAFSALADPVRRAIVARLSRGPSTLGELAEPFEISLQAVSKHISVLEDAGLVWRTREAQRRPVHLDAAALERLTAWIDRYRLEAESAYRRLDAVLAASEKKTGKEKQT is encoded by the coding sequence ATGACCGACGCGGCGCTCGATCGAGCGTTCTCGGCCCTCGCCGATCCGGTGCGCCGCGCGATCGTGGCCCGGTTGAGCCGCGGTCCGTCGACGCTGGGCGAGCTGGCCGAGCCGTTCGAGATCTCGCTCCAGGCCGTCTCAAAGCACATCAGCGTGCTCGAGGACGCGGGCCTGGTGTGGCGTACCCGCGAGGCGCAGCGTCGTCCGGTGCATCTGGATGCCGCCGCGCTCGAGCGTCTCACCGCGTGGATCGACCGCTACCGCCTCGAGGCGGAGTCCGCCTACCGGCGGCTCGACGCAGTGCTCGCGGCATCCGAGAAGAAGACAGGCAAGGAGAAGCAGACATGA
- a CDS encoding SseB family protein yields the protein MGFFSRRKKNADTPDVGAEVPAETTSPDTVPAETTAPDTVPAAAGSETRAEDPTPPDVPATMSISVSSYQGLGAQSPPVSAPLPEAAAPESAASAPRVSGLPDARIAPPPVETVAGLRDNVVLRDALAAVSRPPQAEEIINVARQLMQGHLFLRVKGDARALLAEGKPVPLGVASLNDKQYVLAYSSGAALRASVAADNESDTSAMGQPVLSVLRYVLDGPYEGLILDNSSAPARAVLPRDLLQKMLEQGDDSFELKTLLAAERTDATAPEVAEVLTRTKLWVAVNRSPEGRFGVAEARTTDGARLIELYSHPLEVSSMRRSDQPAPMTAVQVAAALRADDQLAGVIVDPAGPWIRLSRADLAPLIALAP from the coding sequence ATGGGCTTCTTCTCGCGCCGTAAGAAGAACGCCGATACTCCCGACGTCGGGGCCGAGGTGCCGGCCGAGACGACGTCGCCGGACACCGTGCCGGCCGAGACGACGGCGCCGGACACCGTTCCGGCTGCGGCGGGGTCCGAGACCCGGGCCGAGGATCCGACGCCGCCCGATGTCCCCGCGACGATGAGCATCTCGGTCTCGTCCTATCAGGGGCTCGGCGCGCAGTCGCCGCCGGTCAGCGCCCCGCTGCCCGAGGCTGCCGCACCCGAATCCGCAGCATCCGCCCCCCGCGTATCCGGTCTGCCCGACGCCCGAATCGCCCCGCCGCCGGTGGAGACGGTCGCGGGCCTCCGCGACAATGTCGTCCTGCGCGACGCGCTGGCCGCGGTCTCGCGGCCGCCCCAGGCCGAGGAGATCATCAACGTGGCCCGCCAGCTGATGCAGGGGCACCTCTTCCTGCGCGTCAAGGGCGACGCGCGCGCCCTCCTCGCGGAGGGCAAGCCCGTGCCGCTGGGTGTCGCATCGCTGAACGACAAGCAGTACGTCCTGGCCTACAGCAGCGGCGCGGCGCTGCGCGCGAGCGTCGCGGCCGACAACGAATCGGACACGTCGGCGATGGGTCAGCCTGTGCTCTCCGTGCTCCGCTACGTCCTCGACGGGCCGTACGAGGGACTCATCCTGGACAATTCCTCAGCGCCGGCGCGCGCCGTGCTGCCACGCGATCTTCTGCAGAAGATGCTCGAGCAGGGCGATGACTCGTTCGAGCTGAAGACGCTGCTGGCGGCTGAGCGGACGGATGCCACGGCTCCCGAGGTCGCCGAGGTGCTGACGCGCACCAAGCTCTGGGTCGCGGTCAACCGCTCGCCGGAGGGGCGGTTCGGCGTCGCCGAGGCGCGTACCACCGACGGCGCACGGCTGATCGAACTGTATTCGCATCCGCTCGAAGTGTCGTCGATGCGCCGCAGCGATCAGCCGGCGCCGATGACCGCCGTTCAGGTCGCCGCTGCGCTGCGCGCCGACGATCAGCTCGCCGGGGTGATCGTCGACCCGGCAGGCCCGTGGATCCGGCTGTCGCGCGCAGACCTCGCGCCGCTGATCGCACTCGCGCCCTGA
- a CDS encoding ATP-dependent helicase, which yields MTDASASAQRAASAPLLIVGGDRTTGPSDGTARPDEDLLAGLNQPQREAVTYRGPALLIVAGAGSGKTSVLTRRVASLLRTKEAWPSQILAITFTNKAAGEMRERVGQLIGDRAQGMWISTFHSACVRILRREAEQFGFTKSFTIYDSGDTRALLKRIVKEHEADAYGLTPAAAMGRISKLKNELTDAEGFARSANMSDPAERKFVDVFQDYQRALQRANAFDFDDLIGQTVYLFRAFPHVADVYRRRFRHILVDEYQDTNHAQYALIHELTRPVGSDAPGFSSGGMMIFEADPADDPEKAPASLTVVGDSDQSIYAFRGADIRNITEFERDYPGAKVVLLEQNYRSTQNILGAANAVIGHNFDRKDKKLWTDVGAGELIVGFTGYSQHDEAQFVADEIETLHRGGLDYSQVAVFYRTNSQSRALEEIFIRAALPYKIMGGTKFYERAEIKDALAYLIAVSNPADEMALRRIINRPRRGIGDVTIESIARYAANEQITFRDALANSSVLGVGPKIQAAIAHLDAVLAEASELMLPSTGELAPPTAVADGLQLLLGKTGYTDALRASRDAQDEARVENLDELVAVAREFARNNPEGTVIDFLAEVQLVSDADDLEDASGSVSLMTMHTAKGLEYDAVFVTGVEEDLIPHRISAGEPGGPQEERRLFYVGITRARKRLYLSLAMTRAQFGEISVAMPSRFLQEIPAELINWRQSPGDVNSRGGMQSRALNARRPGGGGGSGGPGGGRRYGDDLVPKSTSIERFANRIPAKVRDNGDLELSAGDRIRHDDFGEGRVDAVTGEGAKRVAHVRFEKAGPKKLLIKIAPIERIDTP from the coding sequence ATGACCGACGCCTCCGCGTCCGCGCAGCGCGCGGCATCCGCCCCTCTGCTCATCGTCGGCGGCGACCGCACGACCGGGCCCTCCGACGGCACTGCGCGACCGGACGAAGACCTGCTGGCGGGTCTCAACCAGCCCCAGCGCGAAGCGGTCACCTATCGGGGGCCGGCACTGCTGATCGTCGCCGGGGCCGGTTCGGGCAAGACGAGCGTGCTCACCCGTCGTGTGGCCAGCCTGCTGCGCACGAAAGAGGCGTGGCCCAGCCAGATCCTCGCGATCACCTTCACCAACAAGGCCGCGGGCGAGATGCGCGAGCGCGTCGGGCAGCTGATCGGCGACCGGGCCCAGGGCATGTGGATCTCCACGTTCCACTCGGCGTGCGTGCGGATCCTCCGCCGCGAGGCCGAGCAGTTCGGCTTCACCAAGTCGTTCACGATCTACGATTCCGGCGACACCCGTGCGCTTCTGAAGCGGATCGTGAAGGAGCACGAAGCGGATGCGTACGGCCTGACGCCCGCTGCGGCGATGGGTCGCATCTCGAAGCTCAAGAACGAGCTCACCGACGCCGAGGGGTTCGCGCGCTCGGCGAACATGAGCGACCCTGCGGAGCGGAAGTTCGTCGACGTCTTCCAGGACTACCAGCGTGCGCTCCAGCGGGCCAACGCCTTCGACTTCGACGACCTCATCGGGCAGACCGTGTACCTGTTCCGCGCGTTCCCGCATGTCGCCGATGTGTACCGCCGGCGGTTCCGGCACATCCTGGTCGACGAGTATCAGGACACCAATCACGCGCAGTACGCGCTGATCCACGAGCTCACCCGTCCGGTCGGGTCGGACGCGCCGGGGTTCTCCTCCGGCGGGATGATGATCTTCGAGGCCGATCCGGCCGACGATCCGGAGAAGGCTCCCGCCTCGCTGACCGTGGTCGGCGACTCGGACCAGTCGATCTATGCGTTCCGCGGCGCTGACATCCGCAACATCACCGAGTTCGAGCGCGACTACCCCGGCGCGAAGGTCGTGCTCCTCGAGCAGAACTACCGCTCGACCCAGAACATTCTGGGGGCCGCCAACGCCGTCATCGGCCACAACTTCGACCGCAAGGACAAGAAGCTGTGGACCGACGTCGGTGCCGGCGAGCTGATCGTCGGGTTCACCGGCTACTCCCAGCACGACGAAGCGCAGTTCGTCGCCGACGAGATCGAGACCCTCCACCGCGGGGGATTGGACTACTCCCAGGTGGCTGTGTTCTACCGCACGAACTCGCAGTCCCGCGCGCTGGAGGAGATCTTCATCCGCGCCGCGCTGCCGTACAAGATCATGGGCGGCACGAAGTTCTACGAGCGCGCCGAGATCAAAGACGCGCTCGCGTACCTCATCGCCGTCTCCAACCCCGCGGACGAGATGGCGCTGCGGCGCATCATCAACCGTCCGCGGCGCGGCATCGGCGACGTCACGATCGAGTCGATCGCCCGGTACGCGGCGAACGAGCAGATCACCTTCCGAGATGCGCTGGCCAACTCGTCGGTGTTGGGCGTCGGACCCAAGATCCAGGCGGCGATCGCGCACCTCGATGCCGTGCTGGCCGAGGCATCCGAGCTCATGCTGCCCTCCACCGGTGAACTCGCCCCGCCGACCGCGGTCGCCGACGGCCTGCAGCTGCTGCTCGGCAAGACCGGGTACACCGACGCCCTGCGCGCGAGCCGCGACGCGCAGGACGAGGCGCGCGTCGAGAACCTCGATGAGCTCGTGGCGGTGGCACGAGAGTTCGCGCGGAACAACCCCGAGGGCACGGTGATCGACTTCCTCGCCGAGGTGCAGCTGGTCTCGGACGCCGACGACCTCGAGGACGCATCCGGCTCGGTGTCGCTCATGACGATGCATACGGCCAAGGGGCTCGAATACGACGCCGTGTTCGTCACCGGCGTCGAAGAAGACCTCATTCCGCATCGCATCTCGGCCGGCGAACCAGGTGGTCCGCAGGAGGAGCGCCGGTTGTTCTACGTCGGCATCACCCGCGCGCGCAAGCGGCTGTACCTGTCGCTCGCGATGACGCGCGCCCAGTTCGGCGAGATCTCCGTCGCCATGCCGAGCAGGTTCCTCCAGGAGATCCCGGCGGAGCTCATCAACTGGCGGCAGTCGCCGGGAGACGTGAATTCCCGCGGCGGCATGCAGTCGCGCGCCCTCAACGCCCGACGGCCGGGGGGCGGCGGCGGTTCGGGTGGTCCCGGGGGTGGCAGACGCTACGGCGACGACCTCGTGCCCAAGTCGACATCGATCGAGCGGTTCGCGAACCGTATCCCGGCGAAAGTCCGCGACAACGGCGACCTGGAGCTGTCGGCGGGCGACCGCATCCGCCATGACGACTTCGGCGAGGGGCGCGTGGACGCCGTGACCGGAGAGGGCGCGAAGCGCGTCGCGCACGTGCGGTTCGAGAAGGCCGGGCCGAAGAAGCTGCTGATCAAGATCGCTCCGATCGAGCGCATCGATACGCCGTAG
- a CDS encoding mechanosensitive ion channel domain-containing protein, with the protein MDLFQEGWIWWAIAIAVGVPIILVILTEVLGALTRRGSPAAKPVRLLRNWVVPVAALFALLVFAFRADVENAWPRVVATVLGFLLILLVLSAFNVALFSNAKEGSWQERIPTIFVELARLVLVVVGLALLFQWVWNADVGGLIAALGVTSIVIGLALQNAVGGVISGLLLLFEQPFKIGDYLDAAGVQGRVIEVNWRACHIDTGSGIQIIPNSTLSGASFTNLSQPVGAVHVGSTVAFTTDDPPHEVIALLIEVADSLPMRADGERASADYLGAGKYSVSLPINGPQFGQQALSLYLAWLWYAARRRGLALDGDATDPIAEPGRLEKALEVVGPTLHLGAAERELVLSTSRLERYGMGEIVQSEGVLPHDIRFIVDGHVRLAVDAGGGRIEFATAEPGDYVGQTALTREKTLTTAIAADVLTVLVVPLETLDELVRTRPLLADEIGQSIELKRKLAAEALAEAGIVRGTLGLY; encoded by the coding sequence ATGGATCTCTTCCAGGAGGGCTGGATCTGGTGGGCGATCGCGATCGCGGTGGGCGTGCCGATCATCCTCGTCATCCTGACCGAGGTGCTCGGCGCGCTGACCCGTCGGGGCAGTCCGGCCGCCAAGCCGGTCCGGCTGCTGCGCAACTGGGTGGTGCCGGTGGCGGCGCTGTTCGCGCTGCTCGTGTTCGCCTTCCGCGCCGACGTGGAGAACGCCTGGCCCCGGGTCGTGGCGACCGTCCTGGGCTTCCTGCTGATCCTCCTGGTGCTGTCGGCATTCAACGTCGCGCTGTTCTCGAACGCGAAGGAGGGCAGCTGGCAGGAGCGCATTCCGACGATCTTCGTCGAACTCGCCCGCCTCGTCCTGGTGGTCGTCGGGCTGGCGCTCCTCTTTCAGTGGGTCTGGAACGCCGACGTCGGCGGGCTCATCGCCGCCCTCGGCGTCACCTCGATCGTCATCGGCCTCGCCCTGCAGAACGCGGTCGGGGGCGTCATCTCCGGACTGCTGCTGCTCTTCGAGCAGCCGTTCAAGATCGGCGACTACCTGGACGCTGCGGGCGTGCAGGGCCGTGTCATCGAGGTCAACTGGCGGGCGTGCCACATCGACACCGGCTCCGGCATCCAGATCATCCCCAACTCGACGCTCTCCGGAGCGTCCTTCACGAACCTCAGCCAGCCCGTCGGGGCTGTGCACGTCGGCTCGACGGTGGCCTTCACGACCGATGACCCGCCGCATGAGGTGATCGCGCTGCTGATCGAGGTGGCCGACTCGCTGCCGATGCGCGCCGACGGCGAGCGGGCCAGCGCCGACTACCTCGGCGCCGGCAAGTACTCGGTGAGCCTGCCGATCAACGGGCCGCAGTTCGGCCAGCAGGCGTTGAGCCTCTACCTCGCCTGGCTCTGGTACGCCGCGCGCCGGCGCGGCCTCGCCCTGGACGGCGATGCGACGGATCCGATCGCCGAGCCCGGACGCCTCGAGAAGGCGCTCGAGGTCGTGGGCCCGACGCTGCATCTCGGTGCGGCCGAGCGTGAGCTCGTGCTGTCGACCTCGAGACTGGAGCGGTACGGCATGGGCGAGATCGTGCAGTCCGAAGGCGTGCTGCCGCACGACATCCGTTTCATCGTCGACGGCCATGTGCGCCTCGCGGTCGACGCGGGCGGGGGACGGATCGAGTTCGCGACCGCTGAGCCCGGCGACTACGTCGGCCAGACGGCCCTCACCCGCGAGAAGACGCTGACGACCGCGATCGCGGCCGACGTCCTCACGGTGCTCGTGGTGCCGCTGGAGACGCTGGACGAACTCGTGCGCACGAGGCCGCTCCTGGCGGACGAGATCGGGCAGTCGATCGAGTTGAAGCGGAAGCTTGCCGCGGAGGCGCTCGCCGAAGCCGGAATCGTTCGGGGCACGCTCGGCCTGTATTGA